One Callospermophilus lateralis isolate mCalLat2 chromosome 6, mCalLat2.hap1, whole genome shotgun sequence genomic region harbors:
- the Smim28 gene encoding small integral membrane protein 28, which produces MRGLLSSSWRKFGHAGRGTYEWLTSEPSLPLLETQLQGTQKASSAQADAEPFLCILLPATVLLFLAFLLLFLYRRCQAPRAQGQVFSIDLPERPPAGAGPDFLPGLPWGSEQEIPYSPLRPGGTLLSVCLPPSYEEATRNPPGEEALDTDLRC; this is translated from the exons ATGAGGGGATTGCTGAGCAGCAGCTGGAGGAAGTTTGGACACGCTGGCCGGGGGACATACGAGTGGCTAACCAGCGAACCAAGCCTGCCTCTTCTGGAAACCCAGCTGCAG GGCACCCAGAAGGCCAGCTCTGCCCAAGCCGACGCGGAGCCCTTCCTGTGCATCCTTCTCCCCGCCACAGTCCTGCTCTTCCTGGCCTTTCTGCTGCTGTTCCTGTACCGCCGCTGCCAGGCCCCGCGGGCCCAGGGCCAGGTGTTCAGTATCGACCTCCCCGAGCGCCCTCCTGCGGGAGCGGGGCCCGACTTCCTGCCCGGCTTGCCCTGGGGCAGCGAGCAGGAGATTCCCTACTCGCCCCTGCGCCCAGGAGGGACCCTCCTCTCCGTGTGCTTGCCGCCCTCCTACGAAGAGGCCACCAGGAatcctcctggggaggaggccCTGGACACGGACCTTCGGTGTTAA